The Raphanus sativus cultivar WK10039 chromosome 2, ASM80110v3, whole genome shotgun sequence genome includes a region encoding these proteins:
- the LOC108843151 gene encoding CBS domain-containing protein CBSX3, mitochondrial — protein MQAAIRSFVSGGNVVKASLLQHVRVINPAIQPSVFCKRSESTQSSRMEEHGFESTTISDVMNAKGKSADGSWLWCTTDDSVYDAVKSMTQHNVGALVVVKPGEQQSLAGIITERDYLRKIIVQGRSSKSTKVGDIMTEENKLITVTPETKVLRAMQLMTDNRIRHIPVIKDKGMVGMVSIGDVVRAVVTEHREELNRLNAFIQGGY, from the exons ATGCAAGCTGCGATTCGTTCGTTTGTGTCCGGTGGAAACGTTGTGAAAGCGTCTCTGCTGCAACATGTCCGTGTGATTAACCCGGCGATCCAGCCTTCTGTGTTTTGCAAACGCTCCGAGTCGACTCAGTCATCTCGTATGGAGGAGCATGGGTTCGAGAGCACAACCATCTCTGACGTTATGAACGCCAAAGGCAAAAGTGCCGATGGATCTTGGCTTTGGTGTACTACTGATGACTCTGTTTATGACGCTGTTAAATCC atGACACAACACAATGTTGGTGCCTTGGTGGTTGTGAAACCTGGTGAGCAACAGTCTCTTGCTGGTATCATTACAGAGAGAG ATTATCTGCGAAAGATCATAGTGCAAGGGAGATCATCCAAATCAACAAAAGTAGGAGACATTATGACTGAAGAG AATAAGCTTATCACCGTGACACCAGAGACCAAGGTGTTGCGTGCTATGCAGCTAATGACTG ATAACCGGATTAGGCACATTCCAGTGATAAAAGACAAGGGTATGGTGGGAATGGTGTCGATAGGAGATGTGGTTCGTGCAGTGGTGACTGAGCATCGCGAGGAGCTTAACCGCCTAAACGCGTTTATCCAGGGAGGTTACTAA
- the LOC108843149 gene encoding chorismate mutase 2 isoform X2, which yields MARVVESDTVPGGSDVQQLSLDSIRESLIRQEDTIVFSLIERAKFPLNSPAFEDSSSLTEFFVREIETIQAKVGRYENPEENPFFLDTIPHSVFPTHKYPQALSRRIHYGKFVAEIKFRDSPHDYEPAIRSKDTEALMKLLTFEKVEEMVKKRVEKKAETFGQEVKCVSGGDESEKKKYKVDPYLVSRIYGEWLIPLTKDVEVEYLLRRLD from the exons ATGGCAAGAGTCGTGGAGTCTGACACGGTTCCTGGAGGTTCCGATGTACAACAGCTAAGTCTTGACTCGATCAGGGAATCGTTGATCAGGCAAGAAGACACCATCGTCTTCAGCTTGATCGAGAGAGCTAAGTTTCCACTCAATTCACCTGCTTTCGAGGACTCCTCCTCTCTGACTGAGTTCTTTGTCAGAGAAATCGAAACCATCCAAGCTAAG GTAGGAAGATACGAAAATCCAGAAGAGAATCCTTTCTTCCTTGATACCATTCCGCACTCTGTTTTTCCTACCCACAAATATCCACAG GCTCTTTCGAGAAGGATTCACTATGGTAAGTTTGTTGCTGAGATCAAATTCAGAGATTCTCCTCATGACTATGAGCCTGCTATTCGCTCTAAG GATACGGAGGCATTGATGAAGCTTTTGACGTTCGAGAAAGTAGAAGAAATGGTTAAGAAGAGAGTCGAGAAGAAAGCAGAAACGTTTGGACAGGAGGTGAAGTGCGTCTCTGGTGGTGACGAGAGTGAGAAGAAGAAGTATAAAGTGGATCCATATCTAGTCTCTCGCATCTATGGAGAATGGCTTATCCCTCTTACTAAAGACGTCGAGGTTGAGTATCTTCTACGTCGTCTCGACTGA
- the LOC108843149 gene encoding chorismate mutase 2 isoform X1 has protein sequence MARVVESDTVPGGSDVQQLSLDSIRESLIRQEDTIVFSLIERAKFPLNSPAFEDSSSLTEFFVREIETIQAKVGRYENPEENPFFLDTIPHSVFPTHKYPQVLHPKASSVNINKRLWDVYFKELLPLFVKPGDDGNYASTAASDLACLHALSRRIHYGKFVAEIKFRDSPHDYEPAIRSKDTEALMKLLTFEKVEEMVKKRVEKKAETFGQEVKCVSGGDESEKKKYKVDPYLVSRIYGEWLIPLTKDVEVEYLLRRLD, from the exons ATGGCAAGAGTCGTGGAGTCTGACACGGTTCCTGGAGGTTCCGATGTACAACAGCTAAGTCTTGACTCGATCAGGGAATCGTTGATCAGGCAAGAAGACACCATCGTCTTCAGCTTGATCGAGAGAGCTAAGTTTCCACTCAATTCACCTGCTTTCGAGGACTCCTCCTCTCTGACTGAGTTCTTTGTCAGAGAAATCGAAACCATCCAAGCTAAG GTAGGAAGATACGAAAATCCAGAAGAGAATCCTTTCTTCCTTGATACCATTCCGCACTCTGTTTTTCCTACCCACAAATATCCACAG GTTCTGCACCCTAAGGCTTCATCTGTTAACATAAACAAACGGCTTTGGGATGTTTACTTTAAAGAACTGCTTCCTTTGTTTGTTAAACCTGGTGATGATGGTAACTACGCATCAACTGCTGCTTCTGATCTCGCTTGTTTACAT GCTCTTTCGAGAAGGATTCACTATGGTAAGTTTGTTGCTGAGATCAAATTCAGAGATTCTCCTCATGACTATGAGCCTGCTATTCGCTCTAAG GATACGGAGGCATTGATGAAGCTTTTGACGTTCGAGAAAGTAGAAGAAATGGTTAAGAAGAGAGTCGAGAAGAAAGCAGAAACGTTTGGACAGGAGGTGAAGTGCGTCTCTGGTGGTGACGAGAGTGAGAAGAAGAAGTATAAAGTGGATCCATATCTAGTCTCTCGCATCTATGGAGAATGGCTTATCCCTCTTACTAAAGACGTCGAGGTTGAGTATCTTCTACGTCGTCTCGACTGA
- the LOC108840860 gene encoding protein POLAR-like 1: MDIGSGGVRAGCMRIRCPSPRRAMARLFNSKEKVKGKNKKKASAESHVRDYDSARIRNFSEHGPHGVDQSTDSPTTIDSELKGREFLFNIGVSCYLLHLIATGKEEIHKIVDLRNDLEKLLECQNDEMRRKHLEFVKIRDNIDKLLEFHNDELMRKRQEQCDETSAVYSTTSDVVDGPESSYIDHYYSPQFLETSLIEREGSLKHYVYNEGEEEDYGGEMDQLEAELEAEFELLQIGQDHECNYYSMLKEVSEKSGDSEGMEFRYMCSEPVEEQQGVCPYELERRLHELMETRQEEEINELQAALEDAKKRLHVKEAEASWWKDTAYIVSEHIPKPSRLTSNSQTRLHPPSR; the protein is encoded by the exons ATGGATATTGGTAGTGGAGGAGTAAGAGCAGGATGCATGCGGATCAGGTGTCCCTCCCCACGTAGAGCCATGGCTCGGTTGTTTAACTCAAAGGAGAAGGTCAAAgggaagaataagaagaaggcTTCGGCAGAAAGCCATGTGAGAGATTATGACTCGGCGAGGATCAGAAACTTTTCGGAGCACGGTCCTCATGGAGTTGACCAATCTACAGATTCGCCAACGACCATCGATTCTG AACTGAAAGGAAGGGAGTTTTTGTTCAACATTGGAGTGAGTTGTTATCTGCTACATCTGATTGCTACTGGTAAAGAAGAGATTCACAAGATAGTTGATCTAAGGAACGATCTAGAGAAGCTTCTTGAATGCCAAAACGATGAAATGAGGCGAAAACATCTAGAGTTTGTTAAGATACGCGACAATATAGACAAGTTATTAGAGTTTCATAATGATGAACTGATGCGAAAACGTCAAGAGCAGTGTGATGAAACCTCTGCGGTGTATTCCACCACAAGTGATGTTGTGGATGGTCCAGAATCTTCTTATATTGATCACTATTACTCTCCACAGTTCCTGGAGACATCTTTGATTGAACGTGAAGGTTCTTTGAAACATTATGTATACAATgaaggggaagaagaagattatgGTGGGGAAATGGATCAGCTTGAAGCAGAACTTGAAGCTGAGTTTGAGCTTCTTCAGATTGGTCAGGACCACGAGTGTAACTACTATTCTATGCTCAAG GAGGTTTCAGAGAAGAGTGGTGATTCAGAAGGCATGGAGTTCAGATACATGTGTTCAGAACCAGTGGAGGAACAACAAGGAGTGTGTCCTTATGAGCTGGAGAGAAGGCTGCATGAGCTCATGGAGACAAGACAAGAAGAGGAGATAAATGAGCTGCAAGCTGCGTTGGAAGATGCTAAGAAAAGGCTTCATGTGAAGGAGGCTGAAGCTTCTTGGTGGAAAGACACTGCTTACATAGTCTCTGAACATATTCCAAAACCTTCTAGACTCACCTCCAACTCTCAAACTCGTCTTCACCCACCCTCTAGGTAA
- the LOC108824262 gene encoding serine/threonine-protein phosphatase 7 inactive homolog — MPSPEISKRVLDAKLEACKFAFLKLSAVKTTRMKSYKQLRTLLTLKEIARRGADRDFLKDPENSVTRILCSVLKQVVSNADRSLKSLRGFHYETLDDQERGDVNRTIASVQGMCSRKYEPETTVDQLDDDMTEPMEMEIYLGNGDADFSDIVLETPISWPLEKSQLTPEWVESLMGLLNQFTWKNSVSSELFPSTLPYSVAVSLVDCAAQILDREANCVRISCCGEDSRVVVVGDLHGQLHDLLKIFDQSGRPSESQWFVFNGNYIGRGSWSLEVFLVLLAWKILMPERVFLLRGSSETRVSAEELGFLKETCDRYSGEQGPLLYSKCIDCFKALPLASVISDSVYTTHGGLFQSFSRVHEDSTLLLGFLEELDKVERRRQVGENDDDDGNITLNHVLWSCPWMADGLSESNYKGLLWGADCTESFLKQSNLKMIIRSHEGPDARSDREDMGNMLCGYSVDHEVESGKLYTIFSASNLSQGSRNYENEGSYAVLEPPSFTEPKFVSYTVDNIPRSLHQNISVGSSSTQQEIMWENRSGHGFASMGISNPPSWTVSLPSEPSQILQLQEPPQVFEGLPLPNSIEEPHKSNYDYLFRLISALKQEVQIRDTREKELMDHLTKTKATLEVISQMSSSL; from the exons ATGCCGTCTCCAG AAATCTCGAAAAGGGTTTTAGATGCGAAGCTCGAAGCTTGCAAATTCGCCTTCTTGAAGCTAAGCGCGGTTAAAACGACGAGGATGAAGAGTTATAAGCAGTTGCGTACTCTGCTTACGTTGAAAGAGATAGCTCGTCGTGGTGCTGATCGTGACTTTCTTAAA gATCCGGAAAATAGTGTGACCCGAATCCTCTGTTCTGTTTTAAAGCAAGTG GTGAGTAACGCAGACCGTTCTTTGAAGTCACTTCGTGGCTTTCACTACGAGACATTGGATGATCAGGAGAGGGGAGATGTGAACAGGACGATAGCAAGTGTACAAGGGATGTGCAGTAGAAAATACGAACCAGAAACGACTGTTGATCAGCTAGACGATGACATGACTGAGCCAATGGAGATGGAGATTTACTTGGGGAACGGAGACGCGGATTTCAGCGACATTGTTTTGGAGACGCCCATCTCGTGGCCTTTGGAGAAGTCTCAACTGACTCCTGAATGGGTCGAGAGTCTGATGGGGTTATTAAACCAGTTCACATGGAAGAACTCTGTTTCTTCTGAGCTGTTCCCTTCTACGTTGCCATACTCTGTGGCTGTTTCTCTGGTGGATTGCGCGGCGCAGATTCTAGACAGAGAAGCTAACTGCGTTAGGATCAGTTGCTGTGGTGAGGATTCTAGAGTGGTTGTGGTTGGAGATCTCCACGGACAGTTGCACGATCTCCTCAAAATATTTGATCAGTCAGGAAGGCCTTCGGAGAGCCAATGGTTTGTGTTCAATGGTAATTACATTGGTCGAGGTTCTTGGAGTCTTGAAGTGTTCTTGGTTCTCTTAGCTTGGAAG ATTCTGATGCCTGAGAGGGTATTTCTACTTCGAGGAAGCTCAGAGACAAGAGTTTCTGCCGAAGAGCTTGGTTTCTTGAAAGAAACATGTGACAGATACTCTGGTGAGCAGGGTCCATTGCTATACTCCAAATGTATAGACTGTTTCAAAGCATTGCCTTTGGCGTCGGTGATATCGGATAGCGTCTATACAACTCACGGAGGTCTCTTTCAAAGCTTCTCTCGGGTCCATGAAGATAGCACTTTACTGTTGGGTTTTTTAGAGGAACTTGACAAGGTTGAGAGGAGGAGACAAGTTGGTGAGAATGATGACGATGATGGGAATATAACTCTTAACCATGTTTTATGGTCGTGTCCGTGGATGGCTGATGGTCTGAGCGAGAGTAACTACAAGGGACTTCTTTGGGGAGCTGATTGCACCGAGAGTTTTCTAAAACAATCCAACTTAAAG ATGATTATAAGATCACATGAAGGACCTGATGCAAGATCAGATCGAGAGGATATGGGAAACATGCTATGCGGATACTCGGTAGATCATGAAGTAGAATCTGGAAAGCTTTACACAATCTTCAGTGCTTCAAATCTCTCTCAG GGTTCGAGAAACTATGAAAACGAAGGCTCATATGCTGTTCTTGAACCTCCAAGCTTCACAGAGCCCAAATTTGTTTCTTACACTGTCGATAACATCCCAAGG TCACTACATCAAAACATAAGCGTTGGATCTTCTTCAACTCAACAAGAGATAATGTGGGAGAACAGATCAGGTCATGGTTTTGCGTCAATGGGGATATCTAATCCGCCTTCTTGGACAGTTTCTCTGCCTAGTGAGCCGAGTCAGATCCTTCAGCTTCAAGAGCCTCCTCAGGTCTTTGAAGGTCTTCCTCTTCCAAACAGCATTGAG GAGCCTCACAAATCAAACTATGACTACTTATTTAGACTCATAAGCGCTCTTAAGCAGGAGGTTCAGATAAGG GACACACGCGAGAAAGAACTG ATGGATCATTTGACGAAGACGAAAGCAACATTGGAGGTCATAAGCCAAATGTCATCTTCTCTCTGA
- the LOC108839216 gene encoding argininosuccinate lyase, chloroplastic-like has product MGQLERDAGRYNDCRERLNFCLGACVLAGTGLPIDRFMTTTIHLSRLGEEWVLWASEEFGFMTPSDSVSTESSIMPQKKNPDLMELVRGKSARVIGDLVTVLTLCKGLPLAYNRDFQEDKEPMFDSTKTIMGMIDVSAEFAQNVTFNQERKIQLISSVHTDQLDRNVLPSNLATAYWVNKLKITNT; this is encoded by the exons ATGGGGCAGCTTGAACGTGACGCTGGTCGTTATAATGACTGTCGAGAGAGGCTGAATTTCTGTCTAGGAGCTTGTGTTTTGGCTGGAACTGGTCTGCCTATTGATAGGTTTATGACTACAA CCATCCATCTATCACGTCTTGGAGAAGAGTGGGTACTCTGGGCGTCTGAGGAGTTTGGCTTCATGACCCCAAGCGATTCCGTCTCAACCGAAAGCAGCATAATGCCGCAGAAGAAGAATCCAGACCTAATGGAGCTTGTCAGAGGAAAATCTGCTCGTGTCATTGGCGATCTGGTCACCGTCCTAACACTCTGCAAGGGACTTCCCCTTGCTTACAACCGAGATTTTCAAGAAGATAAAGAACCTATGTTCGATAGCACCAAGACAATAATGGGGATGATCGATGTTTCTGCGGAGTTTGCTCAGAATGTCACATTCAACCAAGAGAGGAAAATTCAGTTAATAAGTTCAGTTCATACGGATCAACTGGATCGAAATGTGTTGCCGAGCAACTTGGCTACTGCCTACTGGGTCAACAAGCTGAAGATTACTAACACCTGA
- the LOC108818742 gene encoding histone H3.3, with amino-acid sequence MARTKQTARKSTGGKAPRKQLATKAARKSAPTTGGVKKPHRYRPGTVALREIRKYQKSTELLIRKLPFQRLVREIAQDFKTDLRFQSHAVLALQEAAEAYLVGLFEDTNLCAIHAKRVTIMPKDIQLARRIRGERA; translated from the exons ATGGCTCGTACAAAGCAAACCGCTAGGAAGTCAACCGGAGGCAAAGCTCCCAGGAAGCAGCTCGCCACCAAG GCGGCGAGGAAATCTGCGCCGACGACCGGAGGAGTCAAGAAGCCACACCGTTACCGTCCAGGAACCGTCGCGCTTCGTGAGATTAGAAAGTACCAGAAGAGCACGGAGCTTTTGATCCGCAAGCTTCCGTTCCAGCGTCTCGTCCGTGAGATCGCTCAAGACTTCAAGACGGATCTGAGGTTCCAGAGCCACGCCGTGTTGGCTCTTCAAGAGGCGGCTGAGGCGTACCTTGTGGGTTTGTTCGAGGATACCAATCTCTGCGCGATTCACGCGAAGAGGGTTACGATCATGCCCAAGGATATTCAGTTGGCCAGGAGGATCCGTGGTGAACGTGCTTGA
- the LOC108841453 gene encoding protein SMALL AUXIN UP-REGULATED RNA 12-like, giving the protein MAGGIGKCSKIRHIVKLRQMLRQWRSKARISCVKRCVPSDVPSGYVAVHVGSSCRRYVVRASHLNHPVIRNLLVKAEEEFGFANHGPLVIPCDESVFEESIRLIARSCRFTCTDDVKKNRHGSGTRSKLDRLIKYRPLLHTEKAIIW; this is encoded by the coding sequence ATGGCTGGAGGTATCGGAAAATGCAGCAAGATCCGGCACATTGTGAAGCTGAGACAGATGCTCCGACAGTGGCGAAGCAAGGCGCGAATTTCCTGTGTCAAACGCTGTGTTCCGTCGGATGTGCCGTCAGGATACGTGGCGGTCCACGTTGGAAGCAGTTGCAGGAGATACGTGGTGCGTGCGTCGCATCTGAACCACCCCGTCATCAGGAACCTCTTGGTTAAAGCCGAGGAGGAGTTCGGTTTTGCGAACCACGGTCCGTTGGTTATCCCATGTGACGAATCGGTTTTTGAGGAATCGATTCGGTTAATAGCCCGGTCGTGTCGGTTTACATGTACCGATGATGTAAAGAAGAATCGCCACGGTAGTGGCACTAGAAGCAAGCTGGATCGTTTGATCAAATATCGGCCGTTGCTTCACACCGAGAAGGCTATCATCTGGTGA
- the LOC108824811 gene encoding uncharacterized protein LOC108824811, which yields MSPSRNIHPPPSPLGSADPNQTTCLYQTDHGVFYLTWSRTFLGGHSLNLFLHSQDYYTHSSPLSSADLSLSSAAASFHLSLNALAFWRKRGSKLISPKIQVLWDLTRAKFESGRSEPRSGFYIAVIVDGEMGLLVGDSVGEAYARAKPPASPQALVMRREHVFGAGVFSTKARLGGKDREIAIDCRVDEDARLCFSVDSKQVLTIKRLRWKFRGNERVEIDGVSVQISWDVYSWLFQSKSLGHAVFMFRFESDPEEDQRNGVVLWKPKKKCGGSSSSLGFKGMVEWRKMRRRFVKSKRSSSSSSMSMSSASSACSSSVLEWASSADESEYGGGGSSGLGSGNGLGFSLLVYAWIK from the coding sequence ATGTCTCCCTCTCGAAATATCCACCCTCCTCCGTCTCCTCTAGGCTCCGCTGATCCGAACCAAACAACTTGCCTATACCAAACAGACCACGGCGTGTTCTATCTAACATGGTCACGCACTTTCTTAGGCGGCCACTCTCTGAACCTCTTCCTCCACTCTCAAGACTACTACACCCACTCCTCCCCTCTCTCCTCCGCCGATCTCTCCctctcctccgccgccgcctcCTTCCACCTCAGCCTAAACGCACTCGCCTTCTGGAGAAAACGCGGATCCAAACTCATCTCCCCGAAAATCCAAGTCCTCTGGGACCTGACCCGCGCCAAATTCGAATCCGGAAGATCCGAACCGAGATCCGGATTCTACATCGCGGTGATCGTCGACGGAGAGATGGGACTCTTGGTCGGAGATTCCGTCGGAGAGGCGTACGCTCGCGCGAAACCGCCAGCGAGTCCGCAGGCTCTGGTGATGAGGAGAGAGCACGTGTTCGGAGCTGGAGTGTTCTCCACGAAGGCGAGGTTAGGCGGGAAGGACAGAGAGATCGCGATCGATTGCCGCGTGGACGAGGACGCGAGGCTCTGTTTCAGCGTGGATTCGAAGCAGGTCCTGACGATCAAGCGGCTGAGGTGGAAGTTCAGGGGGAACGAGAGAGTTGAGATCGACGGGGTCTCTGTTCAGATCTCGTGGGATGTTTATAGTTGGCTGTTTCAGAGCAAGAGTTTAGGACACGCTGTTTTTATGTTTAGGTTCGAGAGCGATCCGGAGGAAGATCAGAGAAACGGCGTCGTTTTGTGGAAGCCGAAGAAGAAGTGTGGTGGGAGTAGTAGTAGCTTGGGGTTTAAAGGGATGGTGGAATGGAGGAAGATGAGGAGGAGATTCGTTAAGAGCAAGAGgagttcttcgtcttcttcgatGTCGATGTCTTCCGCTTCGTCGGCTTGTAGCTCGTCGGTTTTGGAGTGGGCTAGTAGCGCGGATGAGTCGGAGTACGGTGGAGGAGGATCTTCCGGTTTAGGCTCCGGCAATGGTCTTGGATTCTCCTTGCTGGTTTACGCGTGGATTAAGTGA